GTTCGCCTTTGCCGGATCGTTCGCCGCGGCGAGCGCGGGAAGGTTCCTCGTCGGGCTCGGTGTTTCGGTGATCTTCATCAGCTCCCTGAAGTTCAGCTCCCTCTGGTTCAGCGAGCGCAAGTTCGCGCTGGTGACCGGAATCATCCTGTTTGTCGGCAACGCGGGCTCCATTATGGCTGCGGGACCGTTCACCGTGGTGCTGAAATCCTTTTCCTGGCGCGCCGTGTTCATCGGTATCGGCGCTGTGTCGCTCGTTCTGTCGCTCATAGCGTTTTTATCTGTCCGGAATCGTCCCGAGGATTTCCGCTTTCCTTCCGTACGTGAGATGGAAGGCAGAAAAACAATTGCCGAACGCAACCAGCACTGGTTCAAAGACCTCGCGAGCGTGGTGAAAGTCCCCGCCGTGTGGCCGGGATTCTTCACTAATTTCGGCATTACCGGCGGCACCTATGCATTCATGGGATTATGGGGCATTCCCTATCTCCGCGATGTGTACGGCCTCGACCGATCGAGCGCGGCGGAGTATATGACCGTGATGCTCGCAACCTATGCCGTCGGCGGGCTCGTTTTCGGCTGGATTTCCGACAGAATGGGCAGGAGAAAACCGGCTCTCCTCGCAAGCGCTCTCCTCTATACGGGCGCATGGCTGGCGCTCATATTTCTGCCGTGGAAACCGGGTCCCGCGATATTTATCCTTTTCGGGCTGATCGGTTTCGCCGGAACGGGGTGCATCCTCACCTTCGCCTGCGCGAAAGAGGTCATCAAACCGGCGCTTTCGGGGATGGCGACAAGCCTTGTCAACACGGGGACGTTTCTGGGGACGTTGCTCATGCAGCCGTTGTTCGGGTGGGTTCTCGACCGCACGTGGGACGGGACTCTGGTGAACAATGTCCGCGTATACTCGATGCACAGCTATTATTACGGGTTTATGATCATGCTCGCGTACGCCGCCATCGGAATCGTCGGCTCGCTGTTCATTAAAGAGACGTACTGCGCGAACATAACGCCGGATAACTGAGACGGTGATAAAAAATCACCGATATGATCCGCGCAAATCAGCGTTCTATTCTCATTTTTATAATGTTTTCATGAATTTTCCGTGCAGAAATTCTCTGAACAATTCATGTCCAACAAAAATGATTGTACGGTGTGTACAATTACGTATATTTATACTCCATGCCGTATCGGACAGCGATACAGTCCTCCGCTTTCCCTGTCATGTCGTCAAGGAATTAACGAAAAGGAGAGGATATCATGAGACAGCGATCTCCCTTTGTTTCTTTCATATTCATCGTCCTTGCAGCCATTGTTTACCGGATGCCGTCGCTGCCGATTATCAAATACGCATGCGAAATACGGCGGTATATGTATCTGCGGACCGGTGTTCTTTCCTTCCTTTCTCCTGAAATACCGACAATGCCCTTTTTTGCTTCAATCGGGTCCTGACTGTCAGAAAAACATCTTATAACTCACCTTTACATTGCGCCCGGCTTCCGGCATGATCGACTTGATGCGCGAAAGGTGATTTCGGTATTCCGTGTCGAATACATTATCGACCGAGCATATGAGCCGTTGAACGACACCGCCGTGAAAGAAGGTTTTCTGGACATACGGCCGAACTGTCGAATATCCGGCTGTTTCCTGTTCAAACCGGTCAATCCTGGACTGTCTTCCAACACATTCGGTTTCAAGCCCTAGTACGAACGATCCGGATTCCCTCCGTATGTCAACGAGAACTTTGAGCGGTGGAATCATGGGGAGCGGCAGATTGTCAGCAAGGTTTTGAGCATGAGTGTACTGGGCTTTTAAATCGAGCGACAACGACGATGCAATCGATATTTTCACATCGCTTTCAAAGCCTGCCATACGGGCATCGACTGCCTCGGCGCGGTACACCGGAAGAATCTGCTGCCAGTTGATCTCCCCCGTATTCCTGAACACGATGTATGAATCCATCATATTGACATACCCGGACCACACCGCGGTTATATGGTCTGTGTCCCAGAAGCCGAACACCTCGATGCCGGTCCCGGATTCGGCGCCGAGGGCTGGATTCCCGGTTTCATAGGAATAGGCGGCGAGATGGGGCCCTTCGTTGAACAGTTCCTCGATGGTGGGTACCCGCGCCGAACGGCTGATCGACATGCCGCCGGTAAAACCGGAATCGAACGGATACACTACTGCCACCGAAGCCGCGACTGTATCGAATGTACGGTTACCTATGGATCCGATATCAGAGATGCTGTTCATCGGGCGGGGTACGTAACGGGTATGGTCGTATCGGGCACCGGTCTGAAATTCGAATCCATGTATGCTCCATTCGTGATACAAAGCCGCCGATAGAGCGGTTGACCTCGTCGGTGCGGTGAATACATATCCGCCCATTTTGAGGTCACGGTAACGGTAATCCAGGGCGAGGATTGTATTCTTCGTTCCTGAAAATGTGTTGAATGTCAGCCGCGTTTTCGCCGTGTAGTTCTTCTGGAGAAACTCAGCGCCGACATACCCGCCGGATTCGTATTCAGTATGCGTATAGTACGTGCGGTCGATATCGAGATCGACAGTCTGTAGTCGCCTGTCACCCGGTTCCCATGAAGACGAGAACCGTATAGATCGACGGAGCATGTCGATATTGACCCCGTTCGGGTGACCGCCGATAAATCCGCCGGGGATGCCGTATTCAGAATCGAATTCATCGACCGAAACTCCCGCATGACCATGCTCGAATATGCGCGACGCTCCGAAAATATATGTTCGATTGGTGAGTCCGGTGTTATCGAGCCGACCGGCAGGGGTTCGCTCCTCGCCGGTTCGTTTCCATGTGGTTTCACCATAAACGACGTTGGCGCCGAGCGGCATGGTCAGGGTTGCGGCGCCGAGTCCGCCGGGATGTGCCGTCTCACCATATGTCCCGATTGTCCCGGTCATTTTCGAGGGCAGATGGAGAGGGATCGATTCCTTGCGGGTGTTGATCATTCCGCCGATGGTGATCGGAGAATACAGTACTGTTTTCGGGCCGATAATAATCTCGATGCGGTCTACAGTGAACGGCTCCACGGTCACAGCATGATCAGGGGAGGTTGCCGACAGGTCTGATATCACAAGGCTGTTTTGACCAATGATCACACGGTCTCCGCCAAGCCCGCGGATGATGGGGCGTGATGGCGCCGGACCCATGCTCTGCATCGAGACACCGCTCTGATTTTTCATGGTTTCGGCGAGCGATATGCTCACATTTCTCTGGAGATTATCACCTGACAGCACACCGGTGGTTCGCTGGATTTCATCAAACGCAGTTCCCGCTTCACCACTTTTAACCGTCACACCTTCCATGCGGTACACATTCGGCTCAAGAAAGAAATACAACCGTGAGCCGGTCGAATCATTAACCGAAACGGTTTCATTCAAAGGGGAATATCCGGTGCGTGATATAATGACATTGTGGCTTCCATATGGTAATGACACCTGAAAAGTACCATCATCGCGGGTGAGCATTCCTGTACGGTCATCCGGGAACCGGACACTTGCTACGGGAACCGGTTCACCCGTCTCTTTGTCCAGCACTATGCCCTGAAATGTAATGCAGGAGGGTTCCAGCGCAAGAATCGAAACGGGTGACATAATGAAAACGATACAGGTGATTATATATATG
This portion of the bacterium genome encodes:
- a CDS encoding MFS transporter translates to SLAAVYFLIYSTMQIPSGVLADTLGPRVTIFAGNLTAGIGSLLFAFAGSFAAASAGRFLVGLGVSVIFISSLKFSSLWFSERKFALVTGIILFVGNAGSIMAAGPFTVVLKSFSWRAVFIGIGAVSLVLSLIAFLSVRNRPEDFRFPSVREMEGRKTIAERNQHWFKDLASVVKVPAVWPGFFTNFGITGGTYAFMGLWGIPYLRDVYGLDRSSAAEYMTVMLATYAVGGLVFGWISDRMGRRKPALLASALLYTGAWLALIFLPWKPGPAIFILFGLIGFAGTGCILTFACAKEVIKPALSGMATSLVNTGTFLGTLLMQPLFGWVLDRTWDGTLVNNVRVYSMHSYYYGFMIMLAYAAIGIVGSLFIKETYCANITPDN
- a CDS encoding TonB-dependent receptor — encoded protein: MKCIIYIITCIVFIMSPVSILALEPSCITFQGIVLDKETGEPVPVASVRFPDDRTGMLTRDDGTFQVSLPYGSHNVIISRTGYSPLNETVSVNDSTGSRLYFFLEPNVYRMEGVTVKSGEAGTAFDEIQRTTGVLSGDNLQRNVSISLAETMKNQSGVSMQSMGPAPSRPIIRGLGGDRVIIGQNSLVISDLSATSPDHAVTVEPFTVDRIEIIIGPKTVLYSPITIGGMINTRKESIPLHLPSKMTGTIGTYGETAHPGGLGAATLTMPLGANVVYGETTWKRTGEERTPAGRLDNTGLTNRTYIFGASRIFEHGHAGVSVDEFDSEYGIPGGFIGGHPNGVNIDMLRRSIRFSSSWEPGDRRLQTVDLDIDRTYYTHTEYESGGYVGAEFLQKNYTAKTRLTFNTFSGTKNTILALDYRYRDLKMGGYVFTAPTRSTALSAALYHEWSIHGFEFQTGARYDHTRYVPRPMNSISDIGSIGNRTFDTVAASVAVVYPFDSGFTGGMSISRSARVPTIEELFNEGPHLAAYSYETGNPALGAESGTGIEVFGFWDTDHITAVWSGYVNMMDSYIVFRNTGEINWQQILPVYRAEAVDARMAGFESDVKISIASSLSLDLKAQYTHAQNLADNLPLPMIPPLKVLVDIRRESGSFVLGLETECVGRQSRIDRFEQETAGYSTVRPYVQKTFFHGGVVQRLICSVDNVFDTEYRNHLSRIKSIMPEAGRNVKVSYKMFF